The genomic stretch aatggtcgcggagttggtgtagtgttgatcacaccagaagggggttcatatgccatttggtgccagaataacttttccctgcaccaacaatgaagccgaatacgaagcttgtatcctaagacttgaggaagccgtcaatatacagattaaaaccctggatgtatacggggattcagctttggtcatcaatcaaaccaacgggaaatggtatacacctcagcctcatctggctccttacagagactacacgagaagattgttgactttccactacgccaaaaatgacttttaacagcgcatcttagacagcgcttttaaaagaaagcgctgtctaaggttaaaattaaaataaaacacggaaaatgttccaaaaaaataatgaaagcgctgtctaaaggggggtcttagacagcgctttctaaaagcgctgtctaagacccctctttagacagcgcttttaaatatagaccttagtcagcgcttttgataaagcgctgtctaaagtctttaaattaaaaaaaaattaaaaccaaaagcgctgtctaagggggggtttagaaagcgcttttggaaagcgctgtctaagggggggggggggggggtttagaaagcgcttttggaaagcgctgtctaaaccaTCGATGGAATATACATTTTTAAGTTTCTGATTAGCTTAACCCACatcacatatatatatatatatatatatatatatatatatatatatatatatatatatatatatatatatatatatatatatatatatatatatatatatatatatatatatatatatatatatatatatatatatatatatatatatatatatatatatatatatatatatatatatatatatatatatatatatatatatatatatatatataaagtgAGTCATTCCAACAAGGTAAATCTAAAAACACTGGTTCTATGATAGCAAAGGCAAGAGTTGCAAAATAGGTTGAGTTGGCATTTAAAATTTTAGTAGTACTACCGTTTCTAAATACCATCTTTCGTGGCGGTTGTTTATTAGGAAATCATCTGTGGTGGTTCACACTATCCCTTATAATAATTGTTCATAGCtgagatatatatatatagacaaTTCTAAAGCGCCACAAAACGTAATTCATTACGTCAGGTAATTGCAACACCCATATGGTTTGATTTGAATTGAGAGGTGTGATTTGTTCTGAGTTTGTTGGTGGAAGGAAAGGAAAGATGTCATCACTGGGAACTTCAAAGGGGATTCTAGAGATCGCTAAGTTTGGGGTTTACGTTATTGTACCCATCGTTCTTATGTACGTTTATGCCAGCAATCCCGACAACACTCTCCACAAGTTCATCGGAAAAGTAACTTCTCTTCCTCTCTCTCACactctctctcactctctctgtGCCTTTTTTTCAATTTCTCTTATCGTGTTTATTCGCTTACTTTAATTCACGATCACAAAACTTAGGGTTATGCTACAAGTAGATTTTGAAAAGTTGGTTTGAATTAGCTTCCAAACAATCATCTTCTAAATTGCATTTTATTGTTATCATGTTGCAGAAGTCATACGTTGAATATCCCAAGGATACACAAAAGCCACCACCGCCAGAGGAGCTTAGAGAGATGGCGAGGGAGATAGCTCGCAAAAGGAACAACCCCTGATGCTTCTTGTGGGTTGGCAATAGTAATAGTAAACGTTTGTAATGGACACCGTGTGAACTACGAATCTTTGCTTCTTTCAATTGTTTCTGTTGTTTTATTATGAAATTTTCTGCAATGAAAGGAACATATTGTTATTAAGTAAATGAGTCAACGTTTGCAATTTCATTATCACGCCAAAAATCAATTCTTCATTGCATGAAGTCATGGACTGTTTTCTCATATTGTCAAACAACAACACTGTATTTGATCAAATTGCTATTTTCTGTGATTGCCAACATTATTACCAACTTGACTTCTAAGCTTTTGCCTGGTTACTTTCCTGACATATAGATAGTTTGGAATTACCGGTGAGCAAAGATAATAATTTATTGTTTCATTCAGTCTTTAAGGATTTGTGATATGAGTTTCTGTGAATGACAAAGCTATTGCAGTTCATCTTCTTTATTTAAAAGGTTGTATATCTATATCTCTTCTTTATTAGTTGATATATCATATATGTTGTTATGGTATCAATTTTTTTAAGtctatttaattgttttttttctattcttttttcCAACTTATTGTTTACCTAGCAATGGGAACACCTTTCTTCTCTGCATGTTAGAATCGCAGTGGTTGCAGCTTAGATGCAATATTCAGTTTGTTTTTGTTAGCTTGAATGATTCTCTTTTAGTCTCTATCCTTCCCTTCTTTCAGTTCAATGACCTGTTCTCAAATTTTTATGCTTCATAGAGGACTCCATGAGAGGAATTTGATTGCAGGGAAACGAGAAGCAATTTTTTGGTGTTGTGGTTTCAACTTCCATACTCTGCATAATAGAAATACGGTTTGAGTAAAAAACTCAAGAGACTACAAACCGCTTACCATGGTTGGATTGGAAGTCATACCGATAGGTACAATTTTGGCTGTTTTAACTAGCCAGGTTGTGAGAACAGCTAATGCTGCAAAAGATGTTCTTATCGACAAAGAAAGTTTTAATATCCTTTCGAAACACCTGCTTGATATTGCACCAGTCCTAAAGGAATTGCAGCTTCAGGAACTGAATGAGTCACAAGCTGCAAGGGTTGCTCTGGAGTCTCTTGAATCAGATGTAAAACAAGCAAGTAATTTGGTTGAGAAGTACAGGAACAGCGACCGTTTTTACTTACTTATGAAGTGTCGTTACATAGTCAAGGAAGTTGAACAAGTCATTAGGGATATCGGAAGGTCTCTAGCTGCATTGTCTCTTGCAAATACTGAAGTCCTATCAAGAATTTCTGATCAAGTCAACAGACTACAGAGTGAGATGCAAAGGGCCGAGTTTGAGGCTTCACAATCTCAGCTTGACATTGTTGATAAGTTGAACCGTGGAATTAAGGAGCAAAAATTAGATCAGGCTTTTGTGAACGATATGCTCGAAGAGATAGCAAGGGCAGTCGGGGTGCCAGTGGAGCCTTCAGAGATCAGCAAAGAGATAGCCAGCATTAGGTGGGAAAAAGAAGAAGCTGCAAACAGGAAAGAAAGAGCATAAGTTATATTTTTGGAGCAGATCATTTTGCTACTCTCTCAAGCTGATACAGCAAGTGATTTCGAAGAAGTTAAGAAGCAATATTTTCAAAGGGTTCAGGTAATAGAAAGATATGGTTCAAGGGAAAAATATATTCCGCCACTTAATTCTTTCTGTTGTTCGATAACTGAAGCTGTTATGGTAGATCCTGTCAGTCTTTGCACCGGTACTACATGTGAGAGATCTGCCATCGAAGTTTGGTTTGATGATGGCAATATGACTGACCCGAAAACGaaagaggttcttgaagatactACCTTAAGGTCGAACATTCGGTTAAGAGAATCCATAGTAGAGTGGAGAGAACTTAATTGCTGCTTCAGAATAAAGTCTATCAGGGAAAACTTATTATCTAATTCTGGCTTATTATTGCACGAGTCCTTGAGTCAGATGCAGGCTCTCATAAAAGAGAATTCGATTAATAAGGATTGGATTTCTATAGGAGAACTTACTGATATTATCATCTCCATCCTTGGGAACTCTGATTCTATAGATGTCAAGATGAAGATCTTGATTACTTTGA from Lathyrus oleraceus cultivar Zhongwan6 chromosome 7, CAAS_Psat_ZW6_1.0, whole genome shotgun sequence encodes the following:
- the LOC127105749 gene encoding uncharacterized protein LOC127105749, coding for MSSLGTSKGILEIAKFGVYVIVPIVLMYVYASNPDNTLHKFIGKKSYVEYPKDTQKPPPPEELREMAREIARKRNNP